The Haloimpatiens massiliensis genome contains a region encoding:
- a CDS encoding S8 family serine peptidase, with the protein MINNKVRVVIIDSGIDRSKNNLKDNVIEAISIKINSKGYIEKTEESVANNDHGTLVASCIKYIYDNVELIDINILDKNLTTDGRVLLKALEESTKYNPDIIHLSLGTTKFKYWFPLKRIVRKLRKNNIIVISAANNYGLKSYPAYLKGVIGVRGKEVEDLNWHIYEDGFYYAPYKLPKELCYKKNQEKIRGTSIAAAYITGYFCKYVKNGNKNIIF; encoded by the coding sequence ATGATAAATAATAAAGTTAGAGTTGTGATTATTGATAGTGGTATAGATAGGAGTAAAAACAATTTAAAAGATAATGTAATTGAAGCTATATCTATAAAAATAAATTCTAAAGGGTATATAGAAAAAACTGAAGAATCTGTGGCTAACAATGATCATGGCACTTTAGTAGCAAGTTGTATTAAATATATATATGACAATGTAGAATTGATAGATATAAATATACTAGATAAAAATCTTACAACTGATGGGAGGGTGCTTTTAAAAGCTTTAGAAGAATCTACAAAATATAATCCTGATATTATACATTTAAGTTTAGGAACTACTAAGTTTAAATATTGGTTTCCTTTAAAAAGAATAGTAAGAAAATTGCGAAAAAACAATATCATTGTAATTTCAGCAGCTAATAATTATGGATTAAAATCTTATCCAGCTTATTTAAAGGGTGTCATAGGGGTTAGGGGTAAAGAAGTAGAGGATCTAAATTGGCATATATATGAAGATGGTTTTTATTATGCACCATACAAGTTGCCAAAGGAATTGTGTTATAAAAAAAATCAAGAGAAAATTAGGGGTACAAGTATAGCTGCTGCATATATAACAGGTTATTTTTGTAAGTATGTTAAAAATGGTAATAAAAATATAATATTTTAA
- a CDS encoding radical SAM peptide maturase, CXXX-repeat target family, protein MDNKDIKMGQLLESWEGNNEDKKVKNITLCVTEDCNLACKYCYMTGKNHRKKMTFETAKKCIDYILSNREEFSEGSVVWDFIGGEPFLEIDLIDKVCDYIKMKMFMLDHPWFDSYRFSFSTNGLLYHTEKVQSFIKKNKSHLSIGISIDGNKTKHDLQRVYPSGKGSYDDVMKNVPLWLKQFPNESTKATFSHNDLPYLKDSIISLWNNGIKEVAANVIFEDVWQEGDDKILEKQLDELGDYILENKLWNEYYVRFFDPSIGNPLRKESLERNFCGAGKMLAIDCDGNFFPCIRFVDFALEKRNGRCIGNVEKGINKDKLRTFDALTLQDQSKEECINCEVATGCAWCTGFNYDDSGSIYKRSTHICKLHKATVRANKRFWAKYEKLTGNPSLRREYENVEDKKYMLVMLQDDITPHCSYRNKKGTKNKMSMELIDRAMEFASENDFEIVFMGEKGETPIKNKGFYMSLVDSNSKEANKKSIVIYDNDVSKINKNSDTCILLINKDNIENITVYIRNLSKDHIRINLVLEDIGNWKQKHIELYKEELNSLVEVIEKTYVDNQPLEVNVITDRINFNSHNECTAGSKTITLAPNGEFYICPAFYYDDVEDSIGSLEEGILNKDECLLSIENAPICRKCDAYQCKACRYLNKKLTEEYNVSPKIQCNISHYEREATRKLQSKLVKRRLINAGSIIEKLEYVDPLDKILYEN, encoded by the coding sequence ATGGATAATAAAGACATTAAAATGGGTCAGCTTCTTGAGAGTTGGGAGGGAAATAATGAAGATAAGAAGGTTAAAAATATTACTTTATGTGTAACAGAAGATTGCAATTTAGCTTGCAAGTATTGTTATATGACAGGAAAAAATCATAGAAAAAAGATGACTTTCGAAACAGCTAAAAAATGTATAGATTATATACTTTCTAATAGAGAGGAATTTAGCGAGGGGTCTGTGGTTTGGGACTTTATAGGAGGAGAACCTTTTTTAGAAATTGATTTAATAGATAAAGTATGTGATTACATAAAAATGAAAATGTTTATGTTAGATCACCCTTGGTTTGATTCATATAGATTTAGCTTTTCTACAAATGGACTTTTATACCACACGGAAAAAGTACAAAGTTTTATAAAGAAGAATAAATCTCATTTATCCATAGGGATTAGTATAGATGGAAATAAAACAAAACATGATTTGCAGAGGGTATATCCCAGTGGAAAAGGTTCATATGATGATGTAATGAAAAATGTTCCTTTATGGTTAAAGCAGTTTCCTAATGAAAGTACAAAAGCTACATTTTCACATAATGATTTACCATATCTTAAGGATAGTATTATAAGTTTGTGGAACAATGGCATAAAGGAAGTTGCTGCTAATGTTATATTTGAAGATGTATGGCAAGAGGGGGATGATAAAATACTAGAAAAGCAATTAGATGAACTTGGGGACTATATATTAGAAAATAAATTATGGAATGAATACTATGTTAGATTTTTTGATCCATCCATAGGTAATCCTTTAAGAAAGGAATCGTTGGAAAGAAACTTTTGCGGTGCAGGTAAAATGTTAGCCATAGATTGTGACGGAAATTTCTTTCCATGCATAAGATTTGTAGACTTTGCTTTGGAGAAAAGAAACGGAAGGTGTATTGGAAATGTAGAAAAAGGCATAAACAAGGATAAATTGAGGACATTTGATGCACTGACATTGCAAGATCAAAGTAAAGAGGAATGTATTAACTGTGAAGTAGCTACAGGATGTGCATGGTGTACGGGATTCAATTATGATGATTCAGGTTCTATTTATAAAAGGAGTACACATATATGTAAGCTTCATAAGGCTACAGTTAGGGCAAATAAAAGATTTTGGGCAAAATACGAAAAGCTTACTGGAAATCCATCCCTAAGAAGAGAATACGAAAATGTTGAAGACAAAAAATATATGCTAGTAATGCTCCAAGATGATATAACTCCACACTGCTCATATAGAAATAAAAAAGGTACTAAAAATAAAATGAGCATGGAATTAATTGATAGAGCAATGGAATTTGCCAGTGAAAATGATTTTGAAATAGTTTTTATGGGGGAAAAAGGTGAAACACCCATAAAAAACAAAGGTTTTTATATGTCTTTGGTAGATTCAAATTCTAAAGAAGCAAATAAAAAGTCCATAGTAATTTATGATAATGATGTTTCTAAAATAAACAAGAATTCAGACACATGCATTTTACTTATAAACAAAGATAATATTGAAAATATAACAGTATATATAAGGAATTTGTCAAAAGACCATATAAGGATAAATTTAGTTTTGGAAGATATAGGTAATTGGAAGCAAAAACATATTGAATTGTATAAGGAGGAGCTAAATAGTCTTGTAGAAGTTATTGAAAAAACATATGTTGACAACCAACCTTTGGAGGTGAATGTTATTACAGATAGAATTAATTTTAACTCTCATAATGAATGTACTGCAGGAAGTAAAACTATAACATTAGCACCAAATGGTGAGTTCTATATATGTCCAGCATTTTATTATGATGACGTAGAAGATTCTATAGGAAGTTTAGAAGAAGGAATTTTAAATAAGGATGAATGCTTACTATCAATAGAAAACGCACCAATTTGTAGGAAGTGTGATGCTTATCAATGTAAGGCTTGTAGATATTTAAATAAAAAATTAACTGAAGAGTATAATGTTTCACCCAAAATACAATGTAACATAAGTCATTATGAAAGAGAAGCTACTAGAAAGTTACAAAGTAAATTAGTAAAAAGAAGATTAATAAACGCTGGAAGCATTATAGAAAAGTTAGAATATGTAGATCCTTTAGATAAAATATTATATGAAAATTAA
- a CDS encoding CXXX repeat peptide modification system protein, translating to MKSQVVGQVTESEKKEILILNERLDSLRELKLCKDDLDIDEGTRVLLLRKVCAQEIKTQKGIKKWWQEKSCKYKWKKDDAGYWVIEFKTNNVVLHMM from the coding sequence ATGAAATCTCAAGTAGTAGGACAAGTAACAGAATCTGAGAAAAAAGAAATACTAATATTAAATGAGAGATTGGATAGTTTAAGAGAATTAAAGTTGTGCAAGGATGATTTAGATATAGATGAAGGGACAAGGGTTTTGTTATTAAGAAAGGTATGTGCACAGGAAATTAAAACTCAAAAAGGAATTAAAAAGTGGTGGCAAGAAAAGTCGTGCAAATATAAGTGGAAAAAAGATGATGCTGGTTATTGGGTTATAGAGTTTAAAACGAATAATGTAGTTTTGCATATGATGTAA
- a CDS encoding ABC transporter permease, producing the protein MKSFFSLIPKYMFKSKKRVWFIAIGLIVSTILITSIGIITRKIEKAQWQYVKNSIGGIQDVTISSPNFKKLKDINKNENIDKYTISLELGKAEIPGSSYQMNITGYDKMSRDILNFKLIEGRYPQKENEIALEQWVVNKLPSNTKIGDKIKIPSKLDYRTAMKNQAFERDNEFILVGTFSYIFDFNVEKSAQAYVTREYVEKSLPDIAKNYKEYLIFKSGIDMENGFNSLSFKNDSYNESMLLNYDKKSFLSFMKFIKTINIALYIIIIIMASVLIYNLFNISIIERIKDFGVLRAIGAEPNQIITLILGEGIVLGIIFIPIGIATGYIVTSILVNIISGYGLMTIEVYKQDVICCLIVGFISILVGSYFPARQASKISPMVAINSNSNLKLNGATIKNNKNSRVYNKLGFTGKLAYTNLKRNKKKFVTTIISIGMSLTLIILVNYFTGIYNPVNEIKRNLGGDFSIVNTSRNYNDSLEKNHIKDIENLKGIKSVNAIKEIEDVTMEVKKENITDKGIKYLENLSKGNKYTEKSFKKGEYYFIGEKLTGYDRIHLKEILSHVKGKKISLDNMDREPLVVLPEREYTNFKPGDKINIIISRYSNKGEYIEDRIQKVTIAGVLDKEYSEDIGHKIIMSNDAIEKYLKINAYQNIQVSITSSRYYEQVNEKLNSFTKHYPKVQVKSFKQELSKAKKSKMEIYLVAYSFVLIASLVSIVNIISVMNTNIFMRKSEFGMFRAIGMENNQIRRMVIDEGVFYGIASVILGVTIGLIFSAAATFLVNKLIGYNALKWGFSSILLILLSIATIGVCVLSSIFPSRQIVKGSIIDSIRTVE; encoded by the coding sequence ATGAAAAGCTTTTTTTCTTTAATACCTAAATACATGTTTAAAAGTAAAAAAAGAGTATGGTTTATAGCTATAGGGCTCATAGTATCTACAATTTTAATTACATCCATAGGGATTATTACTAGAAAAATTGAAAAAGCCCAATGGCAGTATGTGAAAAATTCCATAGGTGGAATACAAGATGTAACTATATCATCACCTAATTTTAAAAAGTTAAAGGATATAAATAAAAATGAAAATATAGACAAGTACACTATATCTTTAGAACTAGGGAAAGCTGAAATACCGGGTTCTTCATATCAAATGAATATTACTGGATATGATAAAATGTCAAGGGATATATTAAATTTTAAGTTAATAGAAGGAAGATATCCTCAGAAAGAAAATGAAATTGCTCTAGAACAGTGGGTGGTTAATAAGTTACCTTCTAATACAAAAATAGGAGACAAAATAAAAATACCTTCTAAGTTAGATTACAGAACTGCCATGAAAAATCAGGCTTTTGAAAGGGACAATGAATTTATATTAGTAGGTACCTTTAGTTACATATTTGACTTTAATGTTGAAAAAAGTGCACAGGCCTACGTTACTAGGGAATATGTAGAAAAATCGCTGCCTGATATAGCAAAAAACTATAAAGAATATTTAATTTTTAAGTCAGGTATAGATATGGAAAATGGATTTAATTCTTTAAGTTTTAAAAATGATTCCTATAACGAGAGTATGTTATTAAATTATGATAAAAAAAGCTTTTTATCTTTTATGAAGTTCATAAAAACAATAAATATAGCTTTATATATAATTATCATAATTATGGCAAGCGTATTAATATATAATTTATTTAATATTTCTATAATAGAGAGGATAAAAGACTTTGGAGTGCTTAGGGCTATAGGGGCAGAACCTAATCAAATAATAACTTTAATATTAGGCGAAGGTATTGTTTTAGGAATTATATTTATACCTATAGGTATTGCAACTGGATATATAGTAACATCAATTCTTGTCAATATAATATCAGGATATGGACTTATGACTATAGAAGTATATAAACAGGATGTTATATGTTGTTTAATTGTGGGTTTTATTTCTATATTAGTAGGTTCTTATTTCCCAGCAAGACAAGCTTCTAAAATATCACCGATGGTTGCTATAAATTCAAATAGTAATCTTAAGTTGAACGGTGCAACTATAAAAAATAATAAAAATAGTAGAGTATATAATAAACTAGGATTTACAGGTAAATTGGCATATACAAACCTAAAGAGAAATAAAAAGAAATTTGTAACTACAATAATATCAATAGGTATGAGTTTAACTTTAATTATATTAGTAAATTATTTTACTGGAATATATAATCCTGTAAATGAGATAAAAAGAAATCTAGGTGGGGATTTTTCTATAGTGAATACATCTAGAAATTATAATGACTCTTTAGAAAAAAATCATATAAAAGATATTGAAAATTTAAAGGGTATAAAAAGTGTAAATGCAATTAAAGAAATAGAAGATGTTACTATGGAAGTTAAAAAAGAAAATATAACTGATAAAGGGATTAAATATTTAGAAAATCTAAGTAAAGGAAATAAATATACAGAAAAGAGTTTTAAAAAAGGAGAATATTATTTTATAGGAGAAAAATTAACCGGATATGATCGTATACATTTGAAAGAAATATTATCCCATGTTAAAGGAAAAAAAATAAGTTTAGATAATATGGATAGAGAACCATTAGTAGTTTTGCCAGAGAGAGAATATACAAACTTTAAGCCAGGAGATAAAATAAATATAATTATCTCTAGGTACAGTAATAAAGGAGAATATATAGAAGATAGAATACAAAAGGTTACTATAGCAGGAGTTTTAGATAAAGAATATAGTGAGGATATAGGACATAAAATTATTATGAGTAATGATGCTATAGAAAAATATCTTAAAATCAATGCTTATCAAAATATTCAAGTATCTATTACAAGCTCAAGATATTATGAGCAGGTAAACGAAAAGCTTAATAGCTTTACAAAACATTATCCTAAAGTTCAAGTAAAGTCTTTTAAACAAGAGTTATCTAAAGCAAAAAAATCAAAAATGGAGATATATTTAGTTGCATATAGTTTTGTATTGATTGCATCTTTAGTAAGTATAGTGAATATAATTAGTGTTATGAATACAAATATATTTATGAGAAAAAGTGAATTTGGTATGTTTAGAGCTATTGGTATGGAGAATAATCAAATAAGAAGAATGGTTATAGATGAAGGAGTTTTTTATGGTATAGCTTCGGTAATTTTAGGTGTAACTATAGGATTAATATTTTCTGCCGCAGCAACATTTTTAGTTAATAAATTAATAGGATATAACGCACTTAAATGGGGCTTTTCATCTATTCTATTAATATTACTTTCAATAGCTACTATTGGGGTATGTGTATTATCATCTATATTTCCTTCAAGGCAGATTGTGAAAGGGAGCATAATAGATTCTATAAGAACTGTAGAATAA
- a CDS encoding ABC transporter permease → MKSFWGLIPKYLIKNKKRNFFVAISIVLSITLITSLSVMLYALRDNEKARLIDDMGGSYDVIMYYRNEYRKETEKLIKGNNDIIENETTFISMGNSKIKDSQYSIDINGYDKKAIDLFNFKLLKGRYPEKPNEIALENWVVKKIKPNLKIGDKVNLSSILVNGKYDLKLNNEFVLVGIFDHTFNYNVAKNIAKAYVCKEFAMDKVPDKFKSYTTYVGFKEGIETQEGFYKISSQVNFDKATVRMNIVKKTLINRINSLKFIGVALYIIVSIISSVLICNIFNTSVIQRIKEFGMLRAIGASSSHIIRLVIGEGVLLGLIFIPLSIFIGNVASKGVMTLFSGYNYFKHLFRIPNETIILSFIFGFISIFLGTYFSAKKASKVSPIEAVNSSGNFKLKGNRLKEKISILKEKSKFTRNMSKVNINRNRKKFISTVVSLSISIILFIVVNYIINCSDPANTLKKQMGGDFVIACNDLAGEASLEEKYISDIEELKGVKSVIKSKETSNFIKVQPDKVTDEGMKLLQRQSRLQPEISEALKKNIYKFNCEIRGYDKKFLEQFRNNLKEGNINFDNSKEKPMVLLAQNLNNNHVTNLKVKDSIEMDIDVYENRKFLYRNVEQFIIGSILKDHVMKPQDASLTNIIIMDNELLKKYFKISGYQRVRINLAKHGDYDYVENKLKGIVKNSRGVTLTSYKEELEKIKKSRIKTAVILYSIIFTVALVSIVNIFNIMSMNVMLRKKEFGMLRAIGMAKDEVNSMIRNEGLLYGIYSIIWGVSLGILFTYLFYMATRRTLMAGMEWTISIWNVLCTSLAVLVICLLAAINASRKVYSDSIVDSIRGVE, encoded by the coding sequence ATGAAAAGCTTTTGGGGGCTAATACCGAAATATTTAATTAAAAATAAGAAAAGAAATTTTTTTGTGGCAATAAGTATAGTATTATCTATTACATTAATAACTTCTTTGAGTGTTATGCTATATGCTTTAAGAGACAATGAAAAGGCTCGCCTAATTGATGATATGGGGGGCTCATATGATGTAATTATGTATTATAGAAATGAGTACAGAAAAGAAACGGAAAAATTAATCAAAGGCAATAATGATATTATTGAAAATGAAACCACATTTATTTCTATGGGAAACAGTAAAATAAAAGATTCACAGTATTCTATTGATATTAATGGTTATGATAAAAAAGCTATAGATTTATTTAATTTTAAATTATTAAAAGGACGTTATCCAGAAAAACCCAATGAAATAGCTTTAGAAAATTGGGTAGTTAAGAAAATTAAACCTAATCTTAAAATAGGTGATAAGGTAAATTTAAGTTCAATACTAGTAAATGGGAAATATGATTTGAAGTTAAATAATGAATTTGTATTAGTTGGAATTTTTGATCATACATTTAATTATAATGTAGCAAAGAATATCGCCAAAGCGTATGTTTGTAAAGAGTTTGCCATGGATAAAGTTCCAGATAAATTTAAAAGTTATACTACTTATGTGGGATTTAAAGAAGGTATAGAGACGCAAGAGGGGTTTTATAAGATATCTTCTCAAGTAAATTTCGATAAAGCTACAGTTAGAATGAATATTGTTAAGAAGACATTAATTAATAGAATTAATTCATTGAAATTTATCGGTGTAGCTTTATATATAATAGTATCTATCATATCTAGTGTATTAATTTGTAATATATTTAATACTTCTGTTATTCAGAGGATTAAGGAATTTGGAATGTTAAGGGCTATAGGTGCTTCTAGTTCTCACATAATAAGATTAGTTATTGGTGAAGGGGTTTTATTAGGATTAATATTTATACCCTTAAGTATTTTTATAGGTAATGTTGCGTCTAAAGGAGTTATGACTTTATTTTCTGGTTACAATTATTTTAAACACCTATTTAGAATACCTAATGAGACAATTATTTTATCTTTTATTTTTGGGTTTATATCAATATTTTTAGGAACATATTTTTCAGCTAAGAAAGCCTCTAAGGTATCTCCTATAGAAGCTGTAAACTCTAGTGGAAATTTTAAGCTTAAAGGTAATAGGCTTAAGGAAAAAATTTCTATTCTTAAAGAAAAAAGCAAGTTCACAAGGAATATGTCTAAAGTTAATATAAATAGAAACAGAAAAAAGTTCATATCTACTGTGGTTTCTTTGAGCATAAGTATAATACTTTTTATAGTAGTAAATTATATAATAAATTGTTCAGATCCAGCAAATACTTTAAAAAAACAGATGGGTGGAGATTTTGTTATAGCTTGTAACGACTTGGCTGGAGAAGCTTCATTAGAAGAGAAATATATAAGTGATATTGAAGAATTAAAAGGAGTAAAAAGCGTAATAAAGTCTAAAGAAACCAGTAATTTCATTAAAGTACAACCAGATAAAGTTACTGATGAGGGGATGAAACTATTACAACGGCAGAGTAGGTTGCAGCCAGAGATAAGTGAGGCATTAAAGAAGAATATTTATAAGTTTAATTGTGAAATACGAGGGTATGATAAGAAGTTTTTAGAACAATTTAGAAATAATCTTAAAGAAGGAAATATAAATTTTGATAATTCTAAAGAAAAACCTATGGTTCTATTAGCGCAAAATTTAAATAATAATCATGTTACTAATTTAAAAGTGAAAGATTCAATAGAAATGGATATAGATGTGTATGAGAATAGAAAGTTTTTGTACAGAAATGTGGAACAATTTATAATTGGAAGCATACTGAAAGATCATGTTATGAAGCCACAAGATGCTTCTTTAACTAATATTATAATTATGGACAATGAATTACTTAAAAAATATTTTAAAATTTCCGGCTACCAAAGAGTAAGGATAAATTTAGCTAAACATGGAGATTATGATTATGTGGAAAATAAGTTAAAGGGTATAGTAAAGAATTCAAGAGGAGTAACTTTAACTTCTTATAAAGAAGAACTTGAAAAAATAAAAAAATCCCGTATTAAAACTGCTGTAATATTATATTCAATTATATTTACTGTAGCACTTGTAAGTATTGTAAATATATTTAATATAATGAGTATGAATGTTATGCTTAGAAAAAAAGAATTTGGCATGTTAAGAGCTATAGGTATGGCAAAGGATGAAGTGAACTCTATGATACGAAATGAGGGTCTGCTTTATGGCATATATTCAATCATTTGGGGAGTATCTTTAGGAATTCTATTCACTTATTTATTTTATATGGCAACTAGAAGGACATTAATGGCAGGTATGGAATGGACAATATCTATATGGAATGTATTATGTACATCTCTTGCAGTGTTAGTTATATGCCTTCTTGCAGCCATAAATGCTTCAAGAAAAGTATATTCTGATAGTATAGTGGATTCCATAAGAGGAGTAGAATAA